In Salvelinus sp. IW2-2015 linkage group LG23, ASM291031v2, whole genome shotgun sequence, a genomic segment contains:
- the LOC111950675 gene encoding uncharacterized protein isoform X1 has protein sequence MTSKRPHNRRPRVTTPAQDLHTWLLHLRDRLRPATRTADEIVGLNKLRISDCQTVRNPLREAHLRACHPLQGLDVTAVRCRNQLQWANAHLRWPLARWRGVLFTDESLFQLYQADGRQRVWHHVAAEQYNTNRPSHTIPESYAQFLPMVSPLFRSSKYHPKDLEEDLPPLPPRTQFLTSYPEIESYENLAELPYNVKVDNEAPPPYHHTETEVCQDVCHDSISEDYDDIGADCQTAEQYNTNCPSHTIPESYAQSSKYHPKDLKDDLTPLPPRTQFLTSYPKIENCENFAELPYNVKVDNEAPPPYHHTETVVCQDVCHDRDSISEDYDDIGANCQSEEDYDDVG, from the exons atgacgtccaaacggcctcacaaccgcagaccacgtgtaaccacaccagcccaggacctccacacctggcttcttcacctgcgtgatcgtctgagaccagccacccggacagctgatgaaattgtgggtttgAACAAATTAAGAATTTCTGACTGTCAGACTGTCAGAAAccctctcagggaagctcatctgcgcgCTTGTCATCCTCTTCAGGGTCTTGAcgtgactgcagttcggtgtcgtaaccaactacagtgggcaaatgctcaccttcgatggccactggcccGCTGGagaggtgtgctcttcacggatgaatcactGTTTCAGCTGTACCAGGctgatggcagacagcgtgtctGGCATCATGTGG CTGctgaacaatacaatacaaataggCCAAGTCACACAATCCCTGAGTCTTATGCCCA GTTTCTCCCAATGGTTTCTCCCTTATTCAGGAGCAGCAAATATCATCCCAAAGATCTGGAGGAGGATTTGCCTCCTTTACCACCCAGGACACAGTTTCTCACATCCTACCCCG AGATCGAAAGCTATGAGAACCTTGCAGAGCTACCCTACAATGTGAAAGTAGATAACGAGGCCCCTCCGCCATAccatcacacagagacagaggtgtGTCAGGACGTGTGTCATGACAGCATTTCAGAGGACTATGATGACATCGGAGCAGACTGTCAGA CTGctgaacaatacaatacaaattgCCCAAGTCACACAATCCCTGAGTCTTATGCCCA GAGCAGCAAATATCATCCCAAAGATCTGAAGGATGATTTGACTCCTTTACCACCCAGGACACAGTTTCTCACATCCTACCCCA AGATCGAAAACTGTGAGAACTTTGCAGAGCTACCCTACAATGTGAAAGTAGATAACGAGGCCCCTCCGCCATACCATCACACAGAGACAGTGGTGTGTCAGGACGTGTGCCATGACCGTGACAGCATCTCAGAGGATTACGATGACATCGGAGCAAACTGTCAGAGTGAGGAGGACTATGATGATGTGGGATAA
- the LOC111950675 gene encoding uncharacterized protein isoform X3 → MTSKRPHNRRPRVTTPAQDLHTWLLHLRDRLRPATRTADEIGLDVTAVRCRNQLQWANAHLRWPLARWRGVLFTDESLFQLYQADGRQRVWHHVAAEQYNTNRPSHTIPESYAQFLPMVSPLFRSSKYHPKDLEEDLPPLPPRTQFLTSYPEIESYENLAELPYNVKVDNEAPPPYHHTETEVCQDVCHDSISEDYDDIGADCQTAEQYNTNCPSHTIPESYAQSSKYHPKDLKDDLTPLPPRTQFLTSYPKIENCENFAELPYNVKVDNEAPPPYHHTETVVCQDVCHDRDSISEDYDDIGANCQSEEDYDDVG, encoded by the exons atgacgtccaaacggcctcacaaccgcagaccacgtgtaaccacaccagcccaggacctccacacctggcttcttcacctgcgtgatcgtctgagaccagccacccggacagctgatgaaatt GGTCTTGAcgtgactgcagttcggtgtcgtaaccaactacagtgggcaaatgctcaccttcgatggccactggcccGCTGGagaggtgtgctcttcacggatgaatcactGTTTCAGCTGTACCAGGctgatggcagacagcgtgtctGGCATCATGTGG CTGctgaacaatacaatacaaataggCCAAGTCACACAATCCCTGAGTCTTATGCCCA GTTTCTCCCAATGGTTTCTCCCTTATTCAGGAGCAGCAAATATCATCCCAAAGATCTGGAGGAGGATTTGCCTCCTTTACCACCCAGGACACAGTTTCTCACATCCTACCCCG AGATCGAAAGCTATGAGAACCTTGCAGAGCTACCCTACAATGTGAAAGTAGATAACGAGGCCCCTCCGCCATAccatcacacagagacagaggtgtGTCAGGACGTGTGTCATGACAGCATTTCAGAGGACTATGATGACATCGGAGCAGACTGTCAGA CTGctgaacaatacaatacaaattgCCCAAGTCACACAATCCCTGAGTCTTATGCCCA GAGCAGCAAATATCATCCCAAAGATCTGAAGGATGATTTGACTCCTTTACCACCCAGGACACAGTTTCTCACATCCTACCCCA AGATCGAAAACTGTGAGAACTTTGCAGAGCTACCCTACAATGTGAAAGTAGATAACGAGGCCCCTCCGCCATACCATCACACAGAGACAGTGGTGTGTCAGGACGTGTGCCATGACCGTGACAGCATCTCAGAGGATTACGATGACATCGGAGCAAACTGTCAGAGTGAGGAGGACTATGATGATGTGGGATAA
- the LOC111950675 gene encoding uncharacterized protein isoform X2 translates to MTSKRPHNRRPRVTTPAQDLHTWLLHLRDRLRPATRTADEIVGLNKLRISDCQTVRNPLREAHLRACHPLQGLDVTAVRCRNQLQWANAHLRWPLARWRGVLFTDESLFQLYQADGRQRVWHHVAAEQYNTNRPSHTIPESYAQSSKYHPKDLEEDLPPLPPRTQFLTSYPEIESYENLAELPYNVKVDNEAPPPYHHTETEVCQDVCHDSISEDYDDIGADCQTAEQYNTNCPSHTIPESYAQSSKYHPKDLKDDLTPLPPRTQFLTSYPKIENCENFAELPYNVKVDNEAPPPYHHTETVVCQDVCHDRDSISEDYDDIGANCQSEEDYDDVG, encoded by the exons atgacgtccaaacggcctcacaaccgcagaccacgtgtaaccacaccagcccaggacctccacacctggcttcttcacctgcgtgatcgtctgagaccagccacccggacagctgatgaaattgtgggtttgAACAAATTAAGAATTTCTGACTGTCAGACTGTCAGAAAccctctcagggaagctcatctgcgcgCTTGTCATCCTCTTCAGGGTCTTGAcgtgactgcagttcggtgtcgtaaccaactacagtgggcaaatgctcaccttcgatggccactggcccGCTGGagaggtgtgctcttcacggatgaatcactGTTTCAGCTGTACCAGGctgatggcagacagcgtgtctGGCATCATGTGG CTGctgaacaatacaatacaaataggCCAAGTCACACAATCCCTGAGTCTTATGCCCA GAGCAGCAAATATCATCCCAAAGATCTGGAGGAGGATTTGCCTCCTTTACCACCCAGGACACAGTTTCTCACATCCTACCCCG AGATCGAAAGCTATGAGAACCTTGCAGAGCTACCCTACAATGTGAAAGTAGATAACGAGGCCCCTCCGCCATAccatcacacagagacagaggtgtGTCAGGACGTGTGTCATGACAGCATTTCAGAGGACTATGATGACATCGGAGCAGACTGTCAGA CTGctgaacaatacaatacaaattgCCCAAGTCACACAATCCCTGAGTCTTATGCCCA GAGCAGCAAATATCATCCCAAAGATCTGAAGGATGATTTGACTCCTTTACCACCCAGGACACAGTTTCTCACATCCTACCCCA AGATCGAAAACTGTGAGAACTTTGCAGAGCTACCCTACAATGTGAAAGTAGATAACGAGGCCCCTCCGCCATACCATCACACAGAGACAGTGGTGTGTCAGGACGTGTGCCATGACCGTGACAGCATCTCAGAGGATTACGATGACATCGGAGCAAACTGTCAGAGTGAGGAGGACTATGATGATGTGGGATAA
- the LOC111950675 gene encoding uncharacterized protein isoform X4, whose amino-acid sequence MTSKRPHNRRPRVTTPAQDLHTWLLHLRDRLRPATRTADEIGLDVTAVRCRNQLQWANAHLRWPLARWRGVLFTDESLFQLYQADGRQRVWHHVAAEQYNTNRPSHTIPESYAQSSKYHPKDLEEDLPPLPPRTQFLTSYPEIESYENLAELPYNVKVDNEAPPPYHHTETEVCQDVCHDSISEDYDDIGADCQTAEQYNTNCPSHTIPESYAQSSKYHPKDLKDDLTPLPPRTQFLTSYPKIENCENFAELPYNVKVDNEAPPPYHHTETVVCQDVCHDRDSISEDYDDIGANCQSEEDYDDVG is encoded by the exons atgacgtccaaacggcctcacaaccgcagaccacgtgtaaccacaccagcccaggacctccacacctggcttcttcacctgcgtgatcgtctgagaccagccacccggacagctgatgaaatt GGTCTTGAcgtgactgcagttcggtgtcgtaaccaactacagtgggcaaatgctcaccttcgatggccactggcccGCTGGagaggtgtgctcttcacggatgaatcactGTTTCAGCTGTACCAGGctgatggcagacagcgtgtctGGCATCATGTGG CTGctgaacaatacaatacaaataggCCAAGTCACACAATCCCTGAGTCTTATGCCCA GAGCAGCAAATATCATCCCAAAGATCTGGAGGAGGATTTGCCTCCTTTACCACCCAGGACACAGTTTCTCACATCCTACCCCG AGATCGAAAGCTATGAGAACCTTGCAGAGCTACCCTACAATGTGAAAGTAGATAACGAGGCCCCTCCGCCATAccatcacacagagacagaggtgtGTCAGGACGTGTGTCATGACAGCATTTCAGAGGACTATGATGACATCGGAGCAGACTGTCAGA CTGctgaacaatacaatacaaattgCCCAAGTCACACAATCCCTGAGTCTTATGCCCA GAGCAGCAAATATCATCCCAAAGATCTGAAGGATGATTTGACTCCTTTACCACCCAGGACACAGTTTCTCACATCCTACCCCA AGATCGAAAACTGTGAGAACTTTGCAGAGCTACCCTACAATGTGAAAGTAGATAACGAGGCCCCTCCGCCATACCATCACACAGAGACAGTGGTGTGTCAGGACGTGTGCCATGACCGTGACAGCATCTCAGAGGATTACGATGACATCGGAGCAAACTGTCAGAGTGAGGAGGACTATGATGATGTGGGATAA
- the LOC111950675 gene encoding uncharacterized protein isoform X6 has translation MALLREFLLWVVLGMIFVSLVIGLIFVFINKCISKKAAEQYNTNRPSHTIPESYAQSSKYHPKDLEEDLPPLPPRTQFLTSYPEIESYENLAELPYNVKVDNEAPPPYHHTETEVCQDVCHDSISEDYDDIGADCQTAEQYNTNCPSHTIPESYAQSSKYHPKDLKDDLTPLPPRTQFLTSYPKIENCENFAELPYNVKVDNEAPPPYHHTETVVCQDVCHDRDSISEDYDDIGANCQSEEDYDDVG, from the exons ATGGCACTTTTACGAGAGTTCTTGCTGTGGGTGGTTCTTGGAATGATTTTTGTATCCTTGGTAATAGGCCTCATCTTTGTCTTTATCAACAAGTGTATCTCCAAGAAAG CTGctgaacaatacaatacaaataggCCAAGTCACACAATCCCTGAGTCTTATGCCCA GAGCAGCAAATATCATCCCAAAGATCTGGAGGAGGATTTGCCTCCTTTACCACCCAGGACACAGTTTCTCACATCCTACCCCG AGATCGAAAGCTATGAGAACCTTGCAGAGCTACCCTACAATGTGAAAGTAGATAACGAGGCCCCTCCGCCATAccatcacacagagacagaggtgtGTCAGGACGTGTGTCATGACAGCATTTCAGAGGACTATGATGACATCGGAGCAGACTGTCAGA CTGctgaacaatacaatacaaattgCCCAAGTCACACAATCCCTGAGTCTTATGCCCA GAGCAGCAAATATCATCCCAAAGATCTGAAGGATGATTTGACTCCTTTACCACCCAGGACACAGTTTCTCACATCCTACCCCA AGATCGAAAACTGTGAGAACTTTGCAGAGCTACCCTACAATGTGAAAGTAGATAACGAGGCCCCTCCGCCATACCATCACACAGAGACAGTGGTGTGTCAGGACGTGTGCCATGACCGTGACAGCATCTCAGAGGATTACGATGACATCGGAGCAAACTGTCAGAGTGAGGAGGACTATGATGATGTGGGATAA
- the LOC111950675 gene encoding uncharacterized protein isoform X5 — translation MALLREFLLWVVLGMIFVSLVIGLIFVFINKCISKKAAEQYNTNRPSHTIPESYAQFLPMVSPLFRSSKYHPKDLEEDLPPLPPRTQFLTSYPEIESYENLAELPYNVKVDNEAPPPYHHTETEVCQDVCHDSISEDYDDIGADCQTAEQYNTNCPSHTIPESYAQSSKYHPKDLKDDLTPLPPRTQFLTSYPKIENCENFAELPYNVKVDNEAPPPYHHTETVVCQDVCHDRDSISEDYDDIGANCQSEEDYDDVG, via the exons ATGGCACTTTTACGAGAGTTCTTGCTGTGGGTGGTTCTTGGAATGATTTTTGTATCCTTGGTAATAGGCCTCATCTTTGTCTTTATCAACAAGTGTATCTCCAAGAAAG CTGctgaacaatacaatacaaataggCCAAGTCACACAATCCCTGAGTCTTATGCCCA GTTTCTCCCAATGGTTTCTCCCTTATTCAGGAGCAGCAAATATCATCCCAAAGATCTGGAGGAGGATTTGCCTCCTTTACCACCCAGGACACAGTTTCTCACATCCTACCCCG AGATCGAAAGCTATGAGAACCTTGCAGAGCTACCCTACAATGTGAAAGTAGATAACGAGGCCCCTCCGCCATAccatcacacagagacagaggtgtGTCAGGACGTGTGTCATGACAGCATTTCAGAGGACTATGATGACATCGGAGCAGACTGTCAGA CTGctgaacaatacaatacaaattgCCCAAGTCACACAATCCCTGAGTCTTATGCCCA GAGCAGCAAATATCATCCCAAAGATCTGAAGGATGATTTGACTCCTTTACCACCCAGGACACAGTTTCTCACATCCTACCCCA AGATCGAAAACTGTGAGAACTTTGCAGAGCTACCCTACAATGTGAAAGTAGATAACGAGGCCCCTCCGCCATACCATCACACAGAGACAGTGGTGTGTCAGGACGTGTGCCATGACCGTGACAGCATCTCAGAGGATTACGATGACATCGGAGCAAACTGTCAGAGTGAGGAGGACTATGATGATGTGGGATAA